A single genomic interval of Juglans regia cultivar Chandler chromosome 1, Walnut 2.0, whole genome shotgun sequence harbors:
- the LOC108985099 gene encoding auxin-responsive protein SAUR76-like codes for MAKSGKLTKLKLVLKKWNSFSKQAASRPNISSISSVGDDDSSSAISRDLHPVYVGKSRRRYLVGSDVVDHPLFRELVERSAGGDSEDTVNVACEVVLFEHLLWMLENADPQPESLDELVEFYAC; via the coding sequence ATGGCCAAAAGTGGCAAGCTAACCAAGCTCAAGTTAGTTCTCAAGAAATGGAATTCTTTCAGCAAGCAAGCTGCTAGCCGTCCCAACATCAGCTCCATCTCCTCTGTTGGGGACGATGATTCCTCCAGTGCCATCTCCAGGGACCTCCACCCAGTCTACGTCGGAAAGTCACGCCGGCGCTACCTCGTCGGCTCCGACGTGGTTGACCACCCTCTCTTCAGGGAGCTCGTGGAAAGGTCGGCCGGTGGTGACTCTGAAGACACCGTCAACGTGGCTTGCGAGGTGGTCTTGTTTGAGCACTTGCTCTGGATGCTCGAGAATGCCGATCCACAGCCCGAGTCACTGGACGAACTCGTCGAGTTCTATGCTTGCTGA